Sequence from the Nymphaea colorata isolate Beijing-Zhang1983 chromosome 9, ASM883128v2, whole genome shotgun sequence genome:
GTTTCAAAGCTTTGGTAATTTGAAGACATCTACCTAAAGTATGTGGGTTTAGTTGCTGAACTCTTGGGACGTGTCTTCTACTCTTCGTGTTAGAGAGAATTTAGGTGCATTTGGTCTCAAGAATTTGAGGGTTTAGAAAATTTGTAGGTTTCTCTTTTCAAACTTtactttttccctcttcttttgaACGTTTCGTTTTTCTGAATTTGAGATAACACTGATTTGATTTTGTATGATTTCAGAAGCATGGTGGATGttttcttgtaaatatttttCTGGAGGACAAACAAATCGATTCtttaatcattttgaaattgttCACAATTGGAGCAAGTAGACTGAAGAATTTATTTTCCAGTCCGGAAATTGAGTAACATAATGGAGGTTCAAGCCGTGGATCGTCATCCTGATGATCGTGCAGAAATTGGGCCGAACTTGACCGTTCCAGTAATAGTGGTTACTGTAAATACTTCGGACGAATGTCAAAGCGGTGAGATTCCTGAGCAGGGGTGTTCGGAGAATCTATCAAATGAAAGGACAccaaattttgaagagaaaCTTCCGACGGCCTTGAATGTGTCTGAGCCAAACAAGGATGTCCATGTCATCGACATAAAACAAGATGGATTGAAGAAGAATGGGTTTAGTAGCACAGATTTAGAAAAGGAAAGGGCTTGCAGGATTTGCCATTTGACATCTGAGCACCATAATTCTTCGGAGGTGATTGAGCTTGGTTGTGAATGCAAAGATGACCTTGGTATTGCTCATCGACACTGTGCAGAAGCTTGGTTTAAAATTAAAGGCAACACGtaagaatttctttttcttctgtatgtTGGCTaactttgttaattttttatattcattttgtGCAATCACATACATTCTCATTTATTCATTTCCCCTGTTGTCGGAACAAGTTGTGAGTAGTGCCTATCTTGCCTACCTGCATAAAACAAGATGGCTGAATGTTGATCTGATCCCATCTAGATGGGTCAACATATGCATATAGTGAGGATCTACTCATTCAACTATTCCTTGATATGGTAATCGAGAATATTTTATCTTCATTATCATGTCTTATTAGATTAACCTTCACGATGAccatgagaaaaagagaaactagATTCACGTTCAAAGTAATCAGGTTCTAGGATTTAGACTCCAGCTTCTTAGGCTGTTTGTTGAATTGCACAGTCTACCTAGTCTGTTACTATGGCTAGAGTGTCTTTGTGCTTATGTTGATTTCTGCAACTTAGGCTGGAATCCAAGTTTATTTAAATGGTGATTCAAGATGACCTCATTTGCAAACTTGAACTTCAGTTACAAGGTTGGTGGATAAGGATGATCTTATGTCATCTTCTAGCTGTTAGGTTAGACATAAGAATAGAAGCTTGTTTTTTGCTggtatgatacttatattttatgtttgttttgtAATCTGCTTGAATACTTATTtctgtatatgtgtgtgtgtgtgtgcgtgtgtgtttAATTTTCAGGTTGGAGGACTTCTTAGTTAGCAAGTTTCAATGACTTATTAGTTATACTGATGATTTTATCTCATTCTCTTAGCCCACAATACATGTTTATGATATCAGTTTTTCGTATAAATTTCATAACAGTGTCTGTAAAAATATATCTCTTGCCTTTCTGTCTAGTCAATTGCGATATCTTTCTGAATGCCACACCGTTCAGATTCACTGTCTGACTTGCACCTATGTGCTTGATACTTCCATtataatttatgtctttcacaACTCTGTTACTGCAATATTCTAGTCACAGATGCGCACAGACAAAATCTGGCACATGGCTAGTCTAACTCTAGCTAGtagaaaatgtaaaattttgaagccTAAAGGAAATGCCAGATTGAAAAGTAGGTAGGTCATTTTCTGTTTCAGATACATTCATCAGCTTACATTAAAAAGACCTATGACTTGAAAGTAGTGTTTCTAGACTCATGCTGTTGAAGAAATTGTCAAGTAATGGCTGCAGCTGCTGtagtttgaaatattttgcTTGCAGATGTTTATTAACCTAACTACATTATGCATTTACATAAGGTATGATCGTCATTTCCAAAGCTTTGGTCAAATAGGCATatcaaacaaaattaaattcaaaaaatagtcCATCTGCATAAATTCTACTTGTCGGATCTTATTTTACCAAATTGATTCTTATTTTCTGGATACCAACGTGCTGACCAAAAGTGGAATGGAATGGCAAAGTAGAATTTCTGGGTTTATTTGCCAAGGATTAGCAGGGAACATGTCCTGGTTGGATTCTCATTTGCTGTTGCTAAGCATGGGCAGCTTTTTGAAATCCTCAACAAACAATTGCAGATTTTGACGGtgatcttcttttttcttttggggtttGGGGCTCTCAGCTTGTATGAATCTCTATGCATACAAGAAAGTGCAATTTGACTGTGCAATGTTCGGATTATGTAATTAGTCAATCTTAAGAAGTGCAACTTGGCTATGCAATTTAGTCAATCTTAATAAGCGCATCTTGGCAATGGAATTGAGAGTCATGCAAGTCCCCCTTGGTATGTACCGGACCTATTTCATGTGGACTTGCATTTCCTGCAACAGCTAACATATAGTTGGTCATGCCAAGATGCACAATGGACATGGTCAAGACTTGGTGACTAACTTGATCTCCTGACATTTATGTTCTTTATTGCTACATattcacttttccttttttggaatttattatCAATCACATTCTTTCATAATTAATAAGCAACATCGAATGTATGATCATATGATGATCCAGTATTTGTTTTTCAAGGGACTTTCACTTGAGATTTTGCCATGTTTTGTAGTCTTAGGTGTCTCTGTGTGTCTGTCTGAatcctaatttttgaaaatgttgtacCGTACCAAACATATCTCAGATCAGCACCTGGTCCATGTGAAGTTGTGAACATAGGACCTCAACTCTTCACCCCTTTCCCTGCTCTTCTCTCAAATTTTGACATCAGGGTTCCTCGTGCCTGCTGATGCATtaacttttgaattttgaaccctATGAAGGGCCAATACAACTAAAGTATGCCAAGGCTTTTTTTACCACATTAAACCATCAACTAGTAAAAAATGCACGGCTTTGAACACCTTATACTTTTATCCTAATGTCTTTCTAGagaatatgtttagttcttgtATTCCTTCTCCATTttgaatttctctttctctctctctctctctctctctctctctctctctccctctgcttGATAGGGGACACTGCCTGGAACTGGCCAGCTTTGAGCTTAGATCCTATGTTGAGCATGAGCAAGCTAGAATTTAGTTGCACTCACTAAATGAATcatatattatttaaatttctCGTAAATGTTGAGAACAATAGTGGGGGTTGAGAAGGCTTGAGCCAGCATCTTCTGATAAAGCGAAAGGGCCTAAATGTTGCAGCATAAATCGTCTCATAGACATTTGAACAAGAcattcatgttcaaataatTTATATACTACAAAAATATTCTATCTGAGAAGATAAGCTCAATGAGCTCAATTTTTGTGTTCAGTGTGGT
This genomic interval carries:
- the LOC116260502 gene encoding uncharacterized protein LOC116260502 isoform X1 → MVLAGEGKEMREKEDEDSVSLRVRKLSNIMEVQAVDRHPDDRAEIGPNLTVPVIVVTVNTSDECQSGEIPEQGCSENLSNERTPNFEEKLPTALNVSEPNKDVHVIDIKQDGLKKNGFSSTDLEKERACRICHLTSEHHNSSEVIELGCECKDDLGIAHRHCAEAWFKIKGNTHCEICSKPAKNITGVGDRGFLEEWNGREVGSRNSPVERGNCWRGQPFCNFLMGCLVIAFILPWFFRINMF
- the LOC116260502 gene encoding uncharacterized protein LOC116260502 isoform X2 translates to MEVQAVDRHPDDRAEIGPNLTVPVIVVTVNTSDECQSGEIPEQGCSENLSNERTPNFEEKLPTALNVSEPNKDVHVIDIKQDGLKKNGFSSTDLEKERACRICHLTSEHHNSSEVIELGCECKDDLGIAHRHCAEAWFKIKGNTHCEICSKPAKNITGVGDRGFLEEWNGREVGSRNSPVERGNCWRGQPFCNFLMGCLVIAFILPWFFRINMF